A single window of Nicotiana sylvestris chromosome 3, ASM39365v2, whole genome shotgun sequence DNA harbors:
- the LOC104229316 gene encoding protein S40-7-like — MPSLLTNTSSSSSSIRFMGLLKQPDSDPNNNLNQLEEFDENDVFWSESSDCSSVANSFSPPALSTSSSPTRLLPQRAATLYKSSNSGLSAALSDDHHPLVRRKSTLNPSVSAASAAKMIPPVFRSENSNPNSLPKFHQSAPVNVPLWQKKSTGPLGGFDRFDEVDDELLEDQVMVPPHVMVAQSHVTFSVFEGVGRTLKGRDLRRVRNAVFQQTGFLD, encoded by the coding sequence ATGCCTTCCCTCCTAACCAatacttcatcttcttcttcctccattCGCTTCATGGGTCTCCTCAAACAACCCGACTCCGACCCTAACAACAACCTCAACCAGCTCGAAGAGTTCGATGAGAACGATGTTTTCTGGTCCGAATCCTCTGATTGTTCCAGTGTTGCTAACTCTTTTTCTCCCCCTGCCCTTTCCACCTCCTCTTCCCCTACGCGCCTCCTCCCTCAACGCGCCGCAACACTCTACAAATCCTCCAATTCCGGCCTTTCCGCTGCTCTCTCCGACGATCACCACCCCCTCGTCCGCCGCAAATCTACGCTCAATCCTTCCGTTTCTGCCGCATCCGCTGCCAAAATGATTCCGCCTGTGTTTCGTTCGGAGAATTCAAATCCCAATTCTCTGCCTAAATTTCACCAGTCGGCTCCGGTGAACGTGCCCCTGTGGCAGAAGAAGAGTACTGGACCGTTGGGTGGATTTGACCGGTTCGATGAGGTGGACGACGAGCTGCTAGAAGACCAGGTAATGGTTCCTCCTCACGTGATGGTGGCTCAGTCGCACGTGACGTTCTCGGTTTTCGAAGGCGTTGGGCGGACGCTAAAAGGCAGGGACTTGCGGCGTGTTCGTAACGCTGTCTTTCAGCAAACAGGTTTTCTTGATTGA
- the LOC138888170 gene encoding secreted RxLR effector protein 161-like, translating to MHDSKKGFLPFRHGISLSKDQSPKTDEEIEKMKAVPYASAVGSLMYAMLCTRPDICFAVGVVSRFQSNPGKEHWTAVKHIIKYLKRTRDYMLIYQSDDLVPIGYTDSDFQSDRDSRKSTSGNVFTLGGGAISWRSIKQTCVADSTMEAEYVAASEAAKEAIWLGNFLRELGVVPSIQAPITLYCDNSGAVANSKEPRSHKRAKHIERNII from the coding sequence ATGCATGATTCCAAGAAAGGATTCCTTCCTTTCAGACATGGAATTTCTCTATCTAAAGATCAGTCTCCTAAGACTGATGAAGAGATAGAAAAGATGAAGGCGGTCCCTTATGCATCAGCTGTGGGGAGCCTCATGTATGCTATGTTATGCACTAGGCCTGATATCTGCTTTGCCGTTGGCGTTGTTAGCAGATTTCAGTCTAATCCTGGGAAAGAGCATTGGACGGCGGTTAAACATATAATCAAGTACCTGAAAAGGACTAGGGATTACATGTTGATCTACCAATCGGATGACCTGGTACCTATTGGGTATACTGATTCGGATTTCCAATCAGACAGAGATTCTAGAAAGTCTACCTCAGGTAATGTGTTTACTCTTGGAGGTGGAGCCATAAGTTGGAGGAGTATCAAGCAAACTTGTGTTGCTGATTCCACCATGGAAGCCGAATATGTGGCAGCCTCTGAGGCAGccaaagaggcaatttggctcgGTAACTTCCTGAGAGAGTTGGGTGTGGTTCCTTCAATTCAAGCGCCAATTACGCTTTACTGTGATAATAGTGGTGCGGTTGCAAATTCAAAGGAGCCACGAAGCCATAAGAGGGCAAAGCACATTGAGCGtaatatcatttaa
- the LOC104217036 gene encoding metal-nicotianamine transporter YSL2-like isoform X1 gives MSRVGVMGEEEKKEAMEIQREEMEEVGDYSEEVKRIPPWTKQITVRGIIASVFIGIIYSVIVTKLNLTTGLVPNLNVSAALLAYVFIQSWTKILKMANFVSTPFTRQENTIIQTCAVACYSIAVGGGFGSYLLGLNKKTYEQAGVDTEGNTPGSHKEPSLDWMIGFLFVISFVGLLALVPLRKIMIIDYKLAYPSGTATSVLINGFHTPKGDKMAKKQVKGFMKVFSMSFLWSFFQWFYSGGDQCGFAQFPTFGLKAWKQSFYFDFSMTYVGAGMICSHLVNLSLLLGAVLSWGIMWPLISERKGSWFPATLPQSSMKSLSGYKVFISIALILGDGLYNFVRTLFFTGRSIYVSLKTKSHESSAAADNKNLPLDELQRNEIFVRESIPLWLACIGYMIFSLISIIVIPLMFPALKWYYVLVAYILAPALSFCNAYGAGLTDLNMAYNYGKVALFVLAALSGKENGVVAGLIGCGLIKSIVSISSDLMHDFKTSHLTLTSPRSMLLSQAIGTAIGCVVAPLTFFLFYKAFPVGDPNGDYKAPYAIVYRNMAILGVEGFSALPNHCLQLCYGFFAFAVIANLVRDITPKRFGKWVPLPMAMAVPFLNNASFAIDMCVGSLIVYVWHKLNSKKASLMVPAVASGLICGDGLWILPSALLALVKVKPPICMTFTVGQTS, from the exons ATGAGTAGAGTTGGTGTAATGGGAGAAGAGGAGAagaaagaagcaatggaaatacAAAGAGAAGAAATGGAAGAAGTAGGAGACTATTCAGAAGAAGTGAAGAGAATTCCTCCTTGGACAAAACAGATAACAGTTCGAGGAATTATAGCAAGTGTGTTTATTGGAATTATTTACAGTGTGATAGTAACGAAGCTTAATCTGACTACTGGACTTGTCCCAAATCTTAATGTATCAGCTGCTCTTCTTGCCTATGTATTCATACAGTCATGGACTAAGATTCTAAAAATGGCCAACTTTGTATCCACTCCTTTTACTAGACAGGAGAATACTATTATTCAGACTTGTGCTGTTGCATGTTACAGCATTGCTGTGGGAG GTGGATTTGGATCTTATCTCTTGGGATTGAACAAGAAGACATATGAGCAAGCAGGGGTTGATACAGAGGGGAATACACCAGGAAGCCACAAGGAACCTAGTCTTGATTGGATGATTGGTTTTCTCTTTGTTATTAGCTTTGTTGGGCTATTAGCTTTAGTTCCTCTTAGAAAG ATCATGATAATTGACTATAAATTAGCTTATCCAAGTGGGACTGCAACTTCTGTTCTTATCAATGGATTTCATACTCCCAAAGGAGATAAAATGGCCAA GAAACAGGTTAAAGGATTCATGAAAGTCTTCTCAATGAGCTTCTTATGGAGTTTCTTTCAGTGGTTCTATTCTGGTGGAGATCAATGTGGATTTGCCCAATTTCCTACATTTGGATTGAAAGCTTGGAAACAATC ATTTTACTTCGATTTCAGCATGACTTATGTCGGAGCTGGAATGATTTGTTCCCACCTAGTGAACTTGTCTTTGCTTCTCGGAGCTGTTCTCTCTTGGGGGATCATGTGGCCTCTAATTAGTGAACGCAAAGGATCTTGGTTTCCTGCAACTTTACCACAGAGCAGTATGAAGAGTCTAAGTGGTTACAAG GTTTTTATCTCCATTGCTCTTATCCTGGGAGATGGCCTTTACAATTTTGTCAGGACACTTTTTTTCACTGGTAGAAGCATATATGTCTCACTGAAAACGAAAAGCCATGAATCAT CAGCCGCAGCAGACAACAAGAATCTGCCCCTTGATGAGCTGCAGAGAAATGAAATATTCGTACGAGAGAGCATTCCCTTATGGCTAGCTTGTATTGGCTACATGATTTTCTCCCTTATCTCCATCATCGTCATTCCACTTATGTTCCCTGCATTGAAGTGGTACTACGTGCTCGTTGCCTACATTCTTGCGCCAGCTTTGAGCTTCTGCAATGCTTATGGTGCTGGTCTAACTGACTTGAATATGGCATACAATTACGGAAAGGTGGCTCTCTTTGTGCTTGCTGCATTATCTGGTAAAGAGAATGGTGTTGTAGCCGGACTTATTGGATGTGGACTGATTAAATCCATTGTTTCTATATCTTCTGATCTGATGCATGATTTCAAGACGAGCCACCTCACCCTCACTTCCCCGCGTTCCATGCTACTAAGCCAAGCTATTGGGACTGCCATTGGCTGTGTGGTAGCACCTCTTACATTTTTCCTATTCTACAAAGCTTTTCCTGTAGGAGATCCCAACGGAGATTACAAGGCTCCTTATGCTATCGTTTATCGGAACATGGCAATCTTAGGTGTTGAAGGCTTCTCTGCACTGCCCAACCATTGCTTGCAGCTGTGTTATGGTTTCTTTGCCTTTGCCGTAATAGCCAACTTGGTGAGAGACATAACCCCGAAAAGATTCGGGAAATGGGTTCCTCTCCCAATGGCTATGGCTGTGCCATTCCTTAATAATGCTTCTTTTGCAATTGATATGTGTGTGGGCAGTCTGATCGTGTACGTATGGCATAAGCTCAACAGCAAGAAGGCGAGTTTGATGGTTCCTGCAGTCGCTTCAGGCTTGATTTGTGGTGATGGATTATGGATTCTTCCATCAGCACTACTTGCTTTAGTCAAAGTTAAACCTCCAATTTGTATGACCTTTACAGTCGGACAGACATCGTGA
- the LOC104217036 gene encoding metal-nicotianamine transporter YSL2-like isoform X2, producing the protein MSRVGVMGEEEKKEAMEIQREEMEEVGDYSEEVKRIPPWTKQITVRGIIASVFIGIIYSVIVTKLNLTTGLVPNLNVSAALLAYVFIQSWTKILKMANFVSTPFTRQENTIIQTCAVACYSIAVGGGFGSYLLGLNKKTYEQAGVDTEGNTPGSHKEPSLDWMIGFLFVISFVGLLALVPLRKIMIIDYKLAYPSGTATSVLINGFHTPKGDKMAKKQVKGFMKVFSMSFLWSFFQWFYSGGDQCGFAQFPTFGLKAWKQSFYFDFSMTYVGAGMICSHLVNLSLLLGAVLSWGIMWPLISERKGSWFPATLPQSSMKSLSGYKVFISIALILGDGLYNFVRTLFFTGRSIYVSLKTKSHESSAADNKNLPLDELQRNEIFVRESIPLWLACIGYMIFSLISIIVIPLMFPALKWYYVLVAYILAPALSFCNAYGAGLTDLNMAYNYGKVALFVLAALSGKENGVVAGLIGCGLIKSIVSISSDLMHDFKTSHLTLTSPRSMLLSQAIGTAIGCVVAPLTFFLFYKAFPVGDPNGDYKAPYAIVYRNMAILGVEGFSALPNHCLQLCYGFFAFAVIANLVRDITPKRFGKWVPLPMAMAVPFLNNASFAIDMCVGSLIVYVWHKLNSKKASLMVPAVASGLICGDGLWILPSALLALVKVKPPICMTFTVGQTS; encoded by the exons ATGAGTAGAGTTGGTGTAATGGGAGAAGAGGAGAagaaagaagcaatggaaatacAAAGAGAAGAAATGGAAGAAGTAGGAGACTATTCAGAAGAAGTGAAGAGAATTCCTCCTTGGACAAAACAGATAACAGTTCGAGGAATTATAGCAAGTGTGTTTATTGGAATTATTTACAGTGTGATAGTAACGAAGCTTAATCTGACTACTGGACTTGTCCCAAATCTTAATGTATCAGCTGCTCTTCTTGCCTATGTATTCATACAGTCATGGACTAAGATTCTAAAAATGGCCAACTTTGTATCCACTCCTTTTACTAGACAGGAGAATACTATTATTCAGACTTGTGCTGTTGCATGTTACAGCATTGCTGTGGGAG GTGGATTTGGATCTTATCTCTTGGGATTGAACAAGAAGACATATGAGCAAGCAGGGGTTGATACAGAGGGGAATACACCAGGAAGCCACAAGGAACCTAGTCTTGATTGGATGATTGGTTTTCTCTTTGTTATTAGCTTTGTTGGGCTATTAGCTTTAGTTCCTCTTAGAAAG ATCATGATAATTGACTATAAATTAGCTTATCCAAGTGGGACTGCAACTTCTGTTCTTATCAATGGATTTCATACTCCCAAAGGAGATAAAATGGCCAA GAAACAGGTTAAAGGATTCATGAAAGTCTTCTCAATGAGCTTCTTATGGAGTTTCTTTCAGTGGTTCTATTCTGGTGGAGATCAATGTGGATTTGCCCAATTTCCTACATTTGGATTGAAAGCTTGGAAACAATC ATTTTACTTCGATTTCAGCATGACTTATGTCGGAGCTGGAATGATTTGTTCCCACCTAGTGAACTTGTCTTTGCTTCTCGGAGCTGTTCTCTCTTGGGGGATCATGTGGCCTCTAATTAGTGAACGCAAAGGATCTTGGTTTCCTGCAACTTTACCACAGAGCAGTATGAAGAGTCTAAGTGGTTACAAG GTTTTTATCTCCATTGCTCTTATCCTGGGAGATGGCCTTTACAATTTTGTCAGGACACTTTTTTTCACTGGTAGAAGCATATATGTCTCACTGAAAACGAAAAGCCATGAATCAT CCGCAGCAGACAACAAGAATCTGCCCCTTGATGAGCTGCAGAGAAATGAAATATTCGTACGAGAGAGCATTCCCTTATGGCTAGCTTGTATTGGCTACATGATTTTCTCCCTTATCTCCATCATCGTCATTCCACTTATGTTCCCTGCATTGAAGTGGTACTACGTGCTCGTTGCCTACATTCTTGCGCCAGCTTTGAGCTTCTGCAATGCTTATGGTGCTGGTCTAACTGACTTGAATATGGCATACAATTACGGAAAGGTGGCTCTCTTTGTGCTTGCTGCATTATCTGGTAAAGAGAATGGTGTTGTAGCCGGACTTATTGGATGTGGACTGATTAAATCCATTGTTTCTATATCTTCTGATCTGATGCATGATTTCAAGACGAGCCACCTCACCCTCACTTCCCCGCGTTCCATGCTACTAAGCCAAGCTATTGGGACTGCCATTGGCTGTGTGGTAGCACCTCTTACATTTTTCCTATTCTACAAAGCTTTTCCTGTAGGAGATCCCAACGGAGATTACAAGGCTCCTTATGCTATCGTTTATCGGAACATGGCAATCTTAGGTGTTGAAGGCTTCTCTGCACTGCCCAACCATTGCTTGCAGCTGTGTTATGGTTTCTTTGCCTTTGCCGTAATAGCCAACTTGGTGAGAGACATAACCCCGAAAAGATTCGGGAAATGGGTTCCTCTCCCAATGGCTATGGCTGTGCCATTCCTTAATAATGCTTCTTTTGCAATTGATATGTGTGTGGGCAGTCTGATCGTGTACGTATGGCATAAGCTCAACAGCAAGAAGGCGAGTTTGATGGTTCCTGCAGTCGCTTCAGGCTTGATTTGTGGTGATGGATTATGGATTCTTCCATCAGCACTACTTGCTTTAGTCAAAGTTAAACCTCCAATTTGTATGACCTTTACAGTCGGACAGACATCGTGA